The genomic stretch AAATATTGGTAAGCATGTTGAAGTAAAATCAAAAGATTCTTCGGCAAATCATCTAAACACATGCTTTCGTTTCGGTCATATCTTTCAGGTCTACTTCAAGAATGCTGTATTAAAATCATCTGGAAAGGTCCCTTTCACGACAGAGAAAAACATCTTGCATAAAAATGGCTGTAGTACACAAGAGAAGAGATTGTTACCAGAAGCCCTTTTCTATCTGGTAGACTTGTTTGATTGAGCCTGAACACCTCACATACTGTCATGTAAGATGCAGTATGTATAtgctttttctataattttttataaattggtATTTCAATGGGAATTTTTGtacatatgtatttattatacatacttattataattatttacatacCAGTATACTTGCTGAATATACTGACCGACACATACCTTAAAAACTGTTAACAGTGTCATTCAGGATGAACGTTTTGTTATTTCACTAAGCGTTGCacaagataaaaggtaagggtagatttcccgggaGCACAGAATTTGAACATTTTCGTCCAGTTAGCAGTCTGTTTCATAAATCTTTCGTATAGTTAAAATACTCGTAATACgttgttatattgttttgcagatgtcggtcagtcggtctgtAGACTAATCTGTTCCAggttgataactcaagaacgcttgggcctaggatcataaaagatgatagaaaggttggtcatgacaagtagatgatccctattgattttgagataagtaggttaaaggtcaaggtcatagtgacccggaacagttaaaccgtttccagacgataactcaagaatgcttgagtctatgatcaggaaaattgataggaatGTTGGTCGTGACAAGCAGATGCtctctattgatttttgggttagtaagtcaaaggtcaaggtcacagtgaccggaacagttaaaccgtttccggacgataatttgagaacgcttgggtcaaggatcacgaaacttaatagggaggttgatcatgaccagcagatgactattattgattttgatatcagtaggtcaaggtcacaatgacagttaaaccgtttccggacggtaacttgaaaaataaaacagattactgaatacatcaaggggggcgtttcgtgttctacgagctcttatCAATTAGCCAATTTAGTCACGGTGCATGGGTCAGTGTAATGGAAATGAGATAGATATGACTGAGACGAAATAAGATACAAAAACGATAATTCTTATAAGAAAAGGTTAATGTATAACGGGATAAGTAAATACTGACAGAGAAGTGTAATATTATTagatcaaaaacaaaatatcaatgcTCATTTAGTTGGACAGTAAACAAAAGTCTTGTGTTTCCAATATTTCACTGTCGATTACCTGAGAGGTTGAAGCTTCAGTACCCTAGAAACCTCGATTGTAAAACGGAGTTTGAAGACCATTCTCAAAACTCCAATATCTGATTGGTTGCTTTTGAGttcagtcttgaaattgaccaatgaaaagACTGCATTCTtggactggtctccaaattcatttttataaacttgGACCCTGTACACTTTTGGAATTAAAACGTCAATATATTCTTACAATGAAATCTAACACTAGAGATGTTTGTAAATGATCTTTCAGTTGGAGTAAAAAGCATCTACCTCTGTAAATCATGAACTAAATGTCCGTCCAAATGTTAGCAGCCTGTTTTAGATTAATGAACGTAGAAACTATATAAGAGAACGCACTTTACTTCTTCAACAGCCAACCCGATTAGGCAGCCGCATTCATCAGCCATCCTGAGAACGTATTGCGGATAAGGCCGTCGCTTTTTACTTCACATCCATGCCCGGAAACGAATCGAATGTTCACGTGACTGTCATGGCTCAGCCTTGTAAGAACAAACCCGGTTGCTGGGTGGACACCAATGCCGCTTCCACTGACGTCAGCGTCTGTCATGACGACACCTTTGACTTCACCGTTCACCATGAGTTGTGCCGAAAACCACGTTCCATGATCTGCAGCCACGGTCCAAGTCATTGCATAGAGACCCGTTTTGGGCACAACGAAGATCCCGGTATTTTCATTATACCAACCTCCGTTTCCGCCATTCCTATTAACTTGCACTCTGTCGAATATGAAGGTTTTGTggtttctgtaacattttgtgctGCTTAAGTAGGCATGAAAGGCAACTTGAGTACCAGTACAaccttaaaatgataataataataataatgttaataataataataataataataataataatgatgatgatgatgatgattattatgaaATTAACAATATGCTGTATATTTTGAAGAATCACCAATGTAGACAATATAGTCTGTGGCGATTTATAATCTTGTGGATTTTTcccttaattttgaaaatttatgtttatttgaaaGCTTTTGTGTTACCTATTAAGAATTCTTTTGGTAACTTTTTTaacatgaatttcaaaatggttgCTGTATTTCAACCAGTATTCAAATTATACttaatttgtaaaattacaaaagatttatctccctttaaacaaaaataatcccATCTTAGGTACaagataaaatttaaagttcCATTGAGCTTGCTTGACAGCCTCTAGCATTTGTATAACATACAAAATGCAAATGGATTTTTACAGACTGGGTgtttcaactttaaaaaaatacaacttCGAAAAATGTAGCAAAAAATCACATCCATATATATACGCTGAACACATTTACAAAACTATATTGTAGTGCCCCCGCCCCGGTCACTGTACTTTACTTGGGTTAgtgtaaaaaataatgttaaatgtaaacagaCCAAGGGCAAGGGGACTACAGTCAGGGGACTGAGTCCACCAATTACAATACTGTAAGGTTATTAATTGTTCAGGGATAAGCAATATGTtgactaaactagggtctggtcgcgaccctataggctggtagcgcccaagttaAAAGGCTGGCAACGCCCGAGTtcaaaggctggtagcgcccgagttcaaatttatttcaaagtttaaaaaataaactaatgacaacgttcctttcggcttcaaacaacttttatttatgggaagccttaacaataactattaattataactgaacgaaataatcagtaatgaaaatatcaggcaaaagtcgtgtagcaggcggaccgagaaccaactctaaaattacagagttttctaacagaaaaacagccaaatactgctaataaatatatctgtataatttaatgataataagtaccgtgcagtttcaaagtttgaataattcgtataggttttagaagcgtaaataaaaaaaatgtctaagaacaaactgacaaacagcctttctatacgagagacggaggcaaagtgatgattctagcgttctaataattaacctttgtggtatgcatggtatgcaaatgaggatgaataccagaatctaaattagtctgaataaggtcaaagtcggaaatacccggacaggtccgtaaccgagttgatgctacgaacttacttcggcTGACTATGACGTCATTCGGGATACGATCATTTCtttatatgcaaataaggcggagcttaacctctaaactagtgtaaacaaacaaagtcgaacagaaataaataataaaacaatatagaacgctacgaatcaacactacatgccaagcattaaatatcaaatacttgacaataaaagttaactatttctgcaGAATATGAAGCGATTTCAGTCCGCTTGTACGAGATTTTAGTCACCCGgtgcatacgtacaaaaatccaagatggttgacaactgtcaaaatttcaactgacataaacttttatgaagtttttacaaagtcaacaatggacattacatgaaaacctcgatttaatttaatacagcaggtgattgttgattgaactgttgaataactcaggctgacattgcgtacttttatagaaaatccctgtgaaagctagaattacagtttcactaactGACACAAGCATGACATAAGTAGggttctaacattttgaaatgtaatttagtaaacaacaatttaacaatgcgactggttatcagtcaatgtctggaaatgttacagaacaatgaactgtgattaaaaagtagctgacagatagcctgacaattttaacatcaaaaatgaaaactacTGATAGGCcgtaaaacaatgcaaaacaattgcATTAAAACAAGGTCGTGAGGCATCCTGCCTCACATTACCCTCCCAACTGACAAAATTTCGTCCTCGAAATTGAAAAACTACAGCCTGTGACACAAAGTACAACAATAATAATTACTTTACAACAACAATGATGAGAATCATAATAATTAACAACATGCATTAAATACAATTAACATGTGTATGCACCCGGTGGTCTACAGACATAGCGATATAATCATGTTCATTTAAGAATATGGTTCGAATCTTTGTACTGCCATTACACAGTACTTGTTTCAATAACTTTAATACATTTGCACTATAATTGCTTTTAGACAGAAGGTAGAACACACATGCACAGATTGCATTtacagattttcaaataattaattcTCAAATATGtcatcaatttaataaatttcatagatGCAACATTTATGCTatgcatttaaaaaatttcacatgttccatgaacaacatttata from Mercenaria mercenaria strain notata chromosome 16, MADL_Memer_1, whole genome shotgun sequence encodes the following:
- the LOC123541552 gene encoding uncharacterized protein LOC123541552, translated to METKERMMGIFCFIFILLQGSISASISLNKPCWSSDSFLRTRLLEGCTGTQVAFHAYLSSTKCYRNHKTFIFDRVQVNRNGGNGGWYNENTGIFVVPKTGLYAMTWTVAADHGTWFSAQLMVNGEVKGVVMTDADVSGSGIGVHPATGFVLTRLSHDSHVNIRFVSGHGCEVKSDGLIRNTFSGWLMNAAA